Genomic window (Gloeothece verrucosa PCC 7822):
CAGCGCGTTGGGGGCCGCCTGCTAAATAAGCTATTTCGTAATGATCTAGCTGAGGTTTAATCGATTCAGTCTGTGAGGTTCGCAAAAACCATCTTAAAAAATAAGCACCGATCAATGCTATCGCACACAAAATTAAATAAGTTTTAAACCTAGCGTCAAACCCCAAAAACCGAGCTGGCATTGCCGGAGAACATCCAACTAAGACAAGTAATAGCAGAAACATTCCCACATTTCGCGTCATTTGTGATATTTTTATTTGAGGCAGTTGTTTGGGAACAATCCAGAATTCTGTTAGATTAATGCGTTGTTGATGCAAATCTGACCCAAATCGACGAGATGGAGGTGGCCAAATATCTTCAGGAGGTTTACCAAAAAAGCGATGATAGCTCTCAAGGGTCATCCGATAATAGTGATGAAACTTTTCTCGCTCTTGTTGACCCCCTTGAGTAGGGAGATGGTGCAAAGGGTACTGCAAAACCTGGAGACAAAAGTCATTCCAATAAGAATAGGTATAAAAAATATGCAAGTGCCATACCTGATCGACTTGATCTGAAGGACAAACGGGATGTCCTGCCACTACTGCCAGAAAAGTAAATTTCTTATATTCATCGATAGCTCGTTTAGTGTAACCTATTTGCCATCTATTTGACCGAGCCAGATGTTGACTAAATGAGAGAGCCTGTGTGTCATCATCCAAGGTAAAGGCTTGTATTCGTTGATAGAGTTCTAACTGTGATTCGTTCATCATTGGTTAAAAGCAGCTATTGGGGACTGAATACTAAATAACGGGTAGGCAATATTTCAAAATATCGCCATCGCCTATCGTCTTATTCAATGATCATCGAACATTTCTAGATATCAGTAAATATTGGGCAAATGTAGTTAAGTGTAATCTCCCCCTGCTGAAATCAAAAGAGGGGTGTTAAAGTGTAACTGGGTGTAATGATTATTCCCTTGACATCGGCATCTACTTTGTTTTATTTAAGAGTAGCAGCAGTTAAGTAAATTTTCTTAACTCCCCCTAGTTTAATTTCAAACCGGTTTTATGAATTGGAGAAACTTTTTGGAAGTGCTATGTAAACGAAGAGAATATGAACTGACCCCTCGGGAAACCGAGGTAGTGATGTGCTTAGAAGAAAGTCAATGCCCAACGAAAAATGAGCTATTACAAACCTACATCACGTTATATTCAAATATTGAAGAAGAAGCTTTTACTCAAAGGCTAAAAAATATCTATAAAAAATTTCAGATTACCGGCAACGGGCATAAACTGCCGCAACTTCATAAATATCTTACTGAAAAATATCTTCAATATCAGAATAAAGAGCTTTTTTTTTCAGAAATCGGTCTGAGTTATATTTATCCCAGTTTTCCTAAAGAGCAATTTGGACAAGCTATTTATGAGGTTATTAATTCCGATGAGCAAGAGCCGAAAAAAGTGGATATACTTCAAACCTTTGCGCCAAATCTAAATGACTACTTTGAACATTTTATTCAATGCCTTCAAAATGATGTCCAGATCCGAATATTGCTGGCCTGGCCTTATTCCGAAGCCGCTAAACTGAGAGAAGATGTTTTAAGGAAGTATGCTGATACCAGTCTTGCTGATGAAATCGATATTCGGGATTGTGTGATTGCGAATTTAGAAACTTTAGAACAAATTATAAAAGTTATAGATAACCCTAAACTTCTCGAAATCAAACTTTATGATACCCTTCCATCTTTAGCCATTTATAGAGCGGGAAATTATCTCCTAGCAGGAGTTTTTTTTCATGGCGCTCTTGCGGTTAAGACATTCCAATTAGAACTTAATCTTAAGGCTTCTAATAAAATGATAGTTCAGACCTTACAAAAGGATTTTGAATTAATGTGGCAAGTGTCACGCCGATTTTATCCAGAACATCAGACAAATTGGAGAAACGATCTCAAAATTTTATTTACGAGTTAAATATTATGATTGAAAAAATTAACAGATTGGAAATCTCATTGATTGAGAAATTTAGAGCGCATCCTCTTTTTGTCCATCTTGATACACTCTCGTGGAATGAGTTTTTGGAAGTTTTAATCCAACGCCGTTTCTTATCCCTTTCGATTGTTAATATTTATGAATTTGTCATTGATGCCCTTAGAGATGAAGAGATAAAACGAACTGTTAGAGGGATTCTTAATGAGGAGTACCCTCGAAATACGAAAGGTGTTCCACTTCCTTCTCATCGAGAGTTACTCTTTCAGGATCTGCTAAATCTTGGGGCGAGTTATAAAATGATTTTAAGTTCGCCTGAAACTCCTGTAACTAAAAGAGTTAGAGAAGACAGCTATAACTTAATGAGCAATTGTCTTAATGAAAAATATTTTCAAGCCGGGCTGGTGGTATTTCTTCGGTTTTGGGCAGAGGTACTTGTTGCTGTTGA
Coding sequences:
- a CDS encoding TIGR04222 domain-containing membrane protein, with product MMNESQLELYQRIQAFTLDDDTQALSFSQHLARSNRWQIGYTKRAIDEYKKFTFLAVVAGHPVCPSDQVDQVWHLHIFYTYSYWNDFCLQVLQYPLHHLPTQGGQQEREKFHHYYRMTLESYHRFFGKPPEDIWPPPSRRFGSDLHQQRINLTEFWIVPKQLPQIKISQMTRNVGMFLLLLVLVGCSPAMPARFLGFDARFKTYLILCAIALIGAYFLRWFLRTSQTESIKPQLDHYEIAYLAGGPQRAVDLAITNLVQQQYLKPKLTTRSFSILKKLPNTSYCLEQQVLSQVVLTRNLLALRQAVTPKTIFLRDRLQKYGLLMKGKQARICYLVPIFMVFGAIILGGFLITLDAENVGEYFKTIICLVLCSLPLDSPPFRSRQGDLILSELKSIYSTDIAYTFALSGSTALSGGVLDDLKQVFNPPSNNTDGGCGCGC